GCGCGATTGCAGGCATGCCCACCAACTTCAATACCGTCGCGGTAATGGTGGGCAGACGGTCTTCTTCCAATAGCCCGTCGCCCTTTAACGAGGCACCAAAGCTCATCAGGATCATAGGAATGGAAGCGCCACCCAAAATCTCCAGCGGCTTCATCACCACATCCGGTACCTGCCACTGCGCTGCGGAGACAATAAATCCCGCCACCGCAGCTAACACCACCGGCGCGGTAACCCCCGAGACAACGGAGCTCCATATCGATCGCAGGCTCGTTCCCTGCGCATTGAGCCCTGCAATGATAAAAGGGGAGAGCACCGCCATCTGGAGAACCAAGGCTGGGATGACGTAGGTGGCATCACCGATGACATAGGTGGCAATGGGCAGGCCAATATTGACCGAGTTGTAATAGCTCGCCGCCGCGGCACCCGCCATGGTTTCGGCGCCGCTGCGTGGAAAGAGTAGCCGGCTGCACAGCCAGTACACCGCCATGGTGGCGACGGACGCAGCGGCAATGACGGCCACCACTGGGGACGCAAACGCGGAGGTATCGGATGTAGCCACGCTGGAGAAGATAAGTGCCGGCGTGGCCGCCCAAAAGGCCGTGCGATTGAATTGCAAGCGCGCCTCGCCCTTGCCAATAACGCCCCTGTGGGCCAGCACAAACCCGACGCCGATGACTACGAAAATAATCGCAAACCCGGTCAATACGTCCAGCAACAGTCAACAACCTTTCGCAGTACTCAAAAATTGCGCGGTGAGGATATTGTCCCACCATCCGCATTTCCTCAAGACCCCAGGGACCATAACAAAGTGGTATCGAATTTCCTGCGCAGCCCGGAAACTCCTTCCAGACTGCCGGCCACTTATGGCACGGTGGAGGGCATGAAGCTTTCTCACCGTGCCACCGTAACCGCCCTGTCCACCGCTCTTGTCATTACTGCTACTTCCACCATGGCCTCTGCTCAGCCGGCCTTGCCGCCGCAGATTCAGCAGGCTTCTTCGCAGGCTCAGCAGCTTTCTTCTGATCCTTTCGCTGCTGTGCAGGATTTCCGCCTCACCTTGCCACCGCAGGCTTACGAGCTGGCCGAGAAGTACAATATCTCGCTGCCAGAATTCCTGGCCAAGCCAGCGGGCCACGCGCCCAAGGTCGCTGGTGAGTTGGGGGCCG
The nucleotide sequence above comes from Corynebacterium tuberculostearicum. Encoded proteins:
- a CDS encoding AEC family transporter — translated: MLDVLTGFAIIFVVIGVGFVLAHRGVIGKGEARLQFNRTAFWAATPALIFSSVATSDTSAFASPVVAVIAAASVATMAVYWLCSRLLFPRSGAETMAGAAAASYYNSVNIGLPIATYVIGDATYVIPALVLQMAVLSPFIIAGLNAQGTSLRSIWSSVVSGVTAPVVLAAVAGFIVSAAQWQVPDVVMKPLEILGGASIPMILMSFGASLKGDGLLEEDRLPTITATVLKLVGMPAIALAVGAALGLNGAELYAALILAALPTAQNVYNYAATYEVGETVARDTVFLTTFLSLPAMLAIAALFG